A portion of the Syngnathoides biaculeatus isolate LvHL_M chromosome 7, ASM1980259v1, whole genome shotgun sequence genome contains these proteins:
- the depdc1a gene encoding DEP domain-containing protein 1A isoform X2, producing the protein MSSHIVTPGPYRATKLWNEITRLFRAGMPLKKHRQNLRNYSSCFTALAAVDWLHQMLCSNSNFGPDVSRQQTVQLLKKFLKNHVIEDIKGRWGTEDLEDNNTLYRFPSTSPLKTIPCPPVPSAFKGIKKRPSLRDKEGFFRFKSMKKNEQETEENPQAEEESDPEEPKLQRRELTGDDELNIWRDTTLTHLQKILGVASLDDVLDHRSINPHNIIHNMNKVNKHGVVTLDDKTNDLPQWVLSAMKSLANWPKYDSAQPSYPGFERDVFKTVSDYFYSLPQPLLTYELYELFINVLVYCGYVAAPTAHQDGKRKTRDLPSAPPPAKTSFCSTECLLLSLLRQGTCDETESPMSDVLGRKVQSHLAVLRGTPASTDDGQLGGSFMNLSTADCLRCQTRSCSLETVLYDSSLLTKQKIFLSNDGLASCFSGSRSQVSNCPTLSTKTSIPSVIAPHSFSRHSVDSVAARSTPQRVHTLRPRSVGSCLDIVVETSEEFFKEMNWEGRAASCLNVNATEDQHHLHVTTLPLLSSSQPHVSFSSSPTTKAHSPHATSGPSGPQLASSASNLWTLPRPAVVRRCLSSLDVSKFPRPASLFKPVCVPSTRMQHLEPKSEHRLLQPQSERVGIEALQLCTLLLPPASRRKLQLLMRMMSRISQNVDMPRLHPAIGTRTLEGSSAQEVDIKPADVESPSLVHSKSCQTDEVPIHEN; encoded by the exons ATGAGTTCGCACATCGTCACCCCCGGGCCATACCGAGCTACAAAGCTG TGGAATGAGATAACGCGTCTGTTCCGGGCTGGTATGCCTCTGAAGAAGCACCGGCAgaatttgagaaattacagttcCTGCTTCACGGCGCTCGCTGCTGTCGACTGGCTGCACCAAATGCTTTGTAGCAACAGCAACTTTGGCCCTGATGTCTCCAGGCAGCAGACCGTCCAGCTGCTCAAAAAGTTTCTAAAGAACCATGTGATAGAAGACATAAAGGGCCGCTGGGGCACCGAAGATCTGGAGGACAACAACACACTCTACAG GTTTCCATCCACCTCTCCTCTGAAGACCATCCCATGTCCACCTGTGCCCTCAGCTTTCAAAGGCATTAAGAAAAGGCCTTCACTTAGAGACAAAGAAGGTTTCTTCAGGTTTAAGAGcatgaagaaaaatgaacaagAGACTGAG GAAAATCCCCAAGCAGAAGAAGAGAGCGATCCAGAAGAGCCGAAACTACAGAGAAGAGAGCTGACTGGTGATGATGAACTGAATATCTGGAGGGACACCACCCTGACCCA CCTGCAGAAGATTCTCGGTGTTGCATCACTTGATGACGTGTTAGACCACCGTTCCATAAACCCTCACAACATCATCCATAACATGAATAAAGTCAACAAGCATGGCGTGGTTACCCTTGATGACAAGACCA ATGACCTTCCTCAATGGGTTTTGTCAGCTATGAAGAGCCTGGCCAATT GGCCAAAGTATGATAGTGCGCAGCCATCTTACCCAGGTTTTGAAAGGGATGTTTTCAAAACAGTCTCTGATTACTTCTACAGCCTTCCACAGCCATTACTCACCTATGAGTTATATGAACTCTTTATCAACGTACTTG TGTACTGTGGGTATGTTGCAGCCCCCACTGCCCACCAAGATGGCAAACGCAAGACGCGCGATCTTCCCTCAGCGCCCCCCCCTGCCAAGACATCTTTTTGCTCCACAGAATGTCTCCTCCTGTCACTGCTTAGGCAGGGAACATGCGATGAGACTGAGTCTCCCATGAGTGATGTGCTTGGCAGAAAAGTTCAGTCCCACCTGGCGGTGCTGAGAGGCACTCCTGCCAGTACAGATGATGGCCAGTTAGGAGGGAGCTTCATGAACCTCAGCACTGCTGATTGCTTGAGGTGCCAAACTAGAAGCTGCTCGCTGGAGACAGTCCTGTATGACTCCAGCCTTCTTACCAAACAAAAGATCTTTTTATCCAATGATGGTCTGGCATCCTGCTTCTCTGGCAGCAGGAGCCAAGTTAGCAACTGTCCGACTTTGTcgacaaaaacatccattccatCTGTAATTGCTCCACACAGTTTTTCGAGGCATTCTGTAGATTCTGTGGCAGCACGGTCAACTCCACAGAGGGTACACACATTGCGACCGAGGAGTGTGGGCAGCTGTCTGGACATAGTTGTAGAGACCAGTGAAGAGTTCTTTAAGGAGATGAACTGGGAAGGCCGAGCTGCCAGCTGCCTGAATGTAAATGCCACAGAGGACCAGCATCACTTGCATGTTACTACACTCCCTCTATTGTCATCCTCCCAACCTCACGTCAGTTTTTCGTCATCGCCTACAACCAAAGCACACTCACCTCACGCTACTTCAGGACCTAGTGGGCCCCAACTGGCTTCCAGTGCATCTAACCTTTGGACTCTCCCACGACCTGCTGTTGTCCGTCGCTGCCTCAGCTCTCTGGATGTATCTAAGTTTCCTCGACCCGCTTCCCTGTTTAAACCTGTCTGTGTCCCTTCAACCAGAATGCAGCACCTCGAACCCAAATCTGAGCACA gGCTTCTCCAGCCTCAAAGTGAGCGTGTGGGCATTGAGGCCCTGCAGTTGTGCACACTACTGCTCCCTCCTGCGTCACGAAGGAAGTTGCAGCTCCTAATGAGGATGATGTCTCGTATTAGCCAGAATGTGGATATGCCTCGCCTCCACCCTGCCATTGGCACACGAACACTG GAAGGttcttctgcacaagaggttgacatcaaaccagcagatgttgaatctccatctttggtccattcaaaaagttgccagactgatgaagtgCCTATTCATGAAAATTGA
- the depdc1a gene encoding DEP domain-containing protein 1A isoform X3: MSSHIVTPGPYRATKLWNEITRLFRAGMPLKKHRQNLRNYSSCFTALAAVDWLHQMLCSNSNFGPDVSRQQTVQLLKKFLKNHVIEDIKGRWGTEDLEDNNTLYRFPSTSPLKTIPCPPVPSAFKGIKKRPSLRDKEGFFRFKSMKKNEQETEENPQAEEESDPEEPKLQRRELTGDDELNIWRDTTLTHLQKILGVASLDDVLDHRSINPHNIIHNMNKVNKHGVVTLDDKTNDLPQWVLSAMKSLANWPKYDSAQPSYPGFERDVFKTVSDYFYSLPQPLLTYELYELFINVLVYCGYVAAPTAHQDGKRKTRDLPSAPPPAKTSFCSTECLLLSLLRQGTCDETESPMSDVLGRKVQSHLAVLRGTPASTDDGQLGGSFMNLSTADCLRCQTRSCSLETVLYDSSLLTKQKIFLSNDGLASCFSGSRSQVSNCPTLSTKTSIPSVIAPHSFSRHSVDSVAARSTPQRVHTLRPRSVGSCLDIVVETSEEFFKEMNWEGRAASCLNVNATEDQHHLHVTTLPLLSSSQPHVSFSSSPTTKAHSPHATSGPSGPQLASSASNLWTLPRPAVVRRCLSSLDVSKFPRPASLFKPVCVPSTRMQHLEPKSEHRLLQPQSERVGIEALQLCTLLLPPASRRKLQLLMRMMSRISQNVDMPRLHPAIGTRTLAVPSPEQIGVAKDTKHELGSAAEPGHASTSSAPP, encoded by the exons ATGAGTTCGCACATCGTCACCCCCGGGCCATACCGAGCTACAAAGCTG TGGAATGAGATAACGCGTCTGTTCCGGGCTGGTATGCCTCTGAAGAAGCACCGGCAgaatttgagaaattacagttcCTGCTTCACGGCGCTCGCTGCTGTCGACTGGCTGCACCAAATGCTTTGTAGCAACAGCAACTTTGGCCCTGATGTCTCCAGGCAGCAGACCGTCCAGCTGCTCAAAAAGTTTCTAAAGAACCATGTGATAGAAGACATAAAGGGCCGCTGGGGCACCGAAGATCTGGAGGACAACAACACACTCTACAG GTTTCCATCCACCTCTCCTCTGAAGACCATCCCATGTCCACCTGTGCCCTCAGCTTTCAAAGGCATTAAGAAAAGGCCTTCACTTAGAGACAAAGAAGGTTTCTTCAGGTTTAAGAGcatgaagaaaaatgaacaagAGACTGAG GAAAATCCCCAAGCAGAAGAAGAGAGCGATCCAGAAGAGCCGAAACTACAGAGAAGAGAGCTGACTGGTGATGATGAACTGAATATCTGGAGGGACACCACCCTGACCCA CCTGCAGAAGATTCTCGGTGTTGCATCACTTGATGACGTGTTAGACCACCGTTCCATAAACCCTCACAACATCATCCATAACATGAATAAAGTCAACAAGCATGGCGTGGTTACCCTTGATGACAAGACCA ATGACCTTCCTCAATGGGTTTTGTCAGCTATGAAGAGCCTGGCCAATT GGCCAAAGTATGATAGTGCGCAGCCATCTTACCCAGGTTTTGAAAGGGATGTTTTCAAAACAGTCTCTGATTACTTCTACAGCCTTCCACAGCCATTACTCACCTATGAGTTATATGAACTCTTTATCAACGTACTTG TGTACTGTGGGTATGTTGCAGCCCCCACTGCCCACCAAGATGGCAAACGCAAGACGCGCGATCTTCCCTCAGCGCCCCCCCCTGCCAAGACATCTTTTTGCTCCACAGAATGTCTCCTCCTGTCACTGCTTAGGCAGGGAACATGCGATGAGACTGAGTCTCCCATGAGTGATGTGCTTGGCAGAAAAGTTCAGTCCCACCTGGCGGTGCTGAGAGGCACTCCTGCCAGTACAGATGATGGCCAGTTAGGAGGGAGCTTCATGAACCTCAGCACTGCTGATTGCTTGAGGTGCCAAACTAGAAGCTGCTCGCTGGAGACAGTCCTGTATGACTCCAGCCTTCTTACCAAACAAAAGATCTTTTTATCCAATGATGGTCTGGCATCCTGCTTCTCTGGCAGCAGGAGCCAAGTTAGCAACTGTCCGACTTTGTcgacaaaaacatccattccatCTGTAATTGCTCCACACAGTTTTTCGAGGCATTCTGTAGATTCTGTGGCAGCACGGTCAACTCCACAGAGGGTACACACATTGCGACCGAGGAGTGTGGGCAGCTGTCTGGACATAGTTGTAGAGACCAGTGAAGAGTTCTTTAAGGAGATGAACTGGGAAGGCCGAGCTGCCAGCTGCCTGAATGTAAATGCCACAGAGGACCAGCATCACTTGCATGTTACTACACTCCCTCTATTGTCATCCTCCCAACCTCACGTCAGTTTTTCGTCATCGCCTACAACCAAAGCACACTCACCTCACGCTACTTCAGGACCTAGTGGGCCCCAACTGGCTTCCAGTGCATCTAACCTTTGGACTCTCCCACGACCTGCTGTTGTCCGTCGCTGCCTCAGCTCTCTGGATGTATCTAAGTTTCCTCGACCCGCTTCCCTGTTTAAACCTGTCTGTGTCCCTTCAACCAGAATGCAGCACCTCGAACCCAAATCTGAGCACA gGCTTCTCCAGCCTCAAAGTGAGCGTGTGGGCATTGAGGCCCTGCAGTTGTGCACACTACTGCTCCCTCCTGCGTCACGAAGGAAGTTGCAGCTCCTAATGAGGATGATGTCTCGTATTAGCCAGAATGTGGATATGCCTCGCCTCCACCCTGCCATTGGCACACGAACACTG GCAGTTCCGTCACCTGAACAGATCGGTGTTGCTAAAGACACCAAACACGAACTTGGATCagccgctgaacctggacacgcttCGACAAGCTCAGCTCCCCCatag